The genomic DNA ACACCTGAGGGAATAATTTATATGATTCTTGTCATAGCTTTCTGGCGACTAAAGGACCAACAGTGAGGTAAAGGACTTGCGTTGCGCCATATCAGGATAGGGTGTTACTACGGCGGACGGCCATGAGCTCCAATTCAGCAGCAAGGACACCGATGAAATTGGAGGAGACCAGTAACTAGTACgggcttgtttggatagaaGAATGTTGGAGTGGAAGGGAGGGGATTGaatctaaaatgaactaagttTCTCTCCAATCCCTCCCATTCCACTCAATCCACTACTATCCAAAGCTCTACGGCGGGGGCAGCCATCGTGTGAAGAGGAGAAACCGGAGGAAGGAGACGTCAGGACGAGCTGAGCATCGGGAATCAACGGCTGGCGTCCTTGGACCGAAGGGAACAACGATTTCAGTCGCCCCTTTCTTTCGTAGCATCTGTCTTTTTGTACAACAATTCGTACAGCAGATCGGACACGTACTGCCACCGCGGAATCCTAGCGCTGCTCAATAATTGGAAAGCTTGTATTCTTCGCCACAGGAGATAATCATAAGTTTGCTTCCGTTTGGATATTCCCACGCGATCAACGTCATCCTCCTTTGGAATAACTTGCAGACATCGTTGAAATTTTCTGTGAGAATGAAGGGGACACTGAACCACAGTAGGAAATAAAATATCTGCCAGTCGTAGCACATGAATGAGTCAGGCGAATGTTGACAGCAAATAATCAAATCCAGACTCCTGCGCAACGTGCTGTCTGTTCTATCTCTTGACAGATCACTTGTTCAGTTGTAGCATACGGGATCGGAGGAGCACGCGCAGGGTTCGCAAGATCAGCTCCTCAactgctgtagcctgtaggcagGACACCTAAAGACAGTCGCTGTATGTGTAGTTGCTTTGTCATATTCGGAGCTTCAAACTTGTAGCATACAAATCTTTGATTGCAATCTCTTTGCTGCATGCCATTCTTAGGGCTTCAAGATGGGTGAAGCTGGTGAAATTCAGCTGCAGATCGCAggtcccttctctctctctctctatgtaCTAGATGCTGCGGTTAATTGAGCAAAGCAACAGCTGAATTGATGAGCCGGACATGCAGGTATCCGAGGCCAAGAAGCTGAAGACGATCAGGGACAGAGAGCTGGGAACGGTGGCGCATGTCCTGcgaccgcggcgccgcggccggcgctaTCCAAACGGCTCGCGTGGTGGGCCGTGGTTCTTGTCAACATCGTGTTCGTCCTCGCCGGGCAGAGCGTGGCCACGCTCCTCGGCAGGATCTACTACGACCAGGGCGGCAAGAGCCTGTGGATGCAGACGGTTGTGCAGTCCTGCGGCACGCCGCTCGCCATCCCGCTGTTAATCTACTTACGATCCAGGAAGCCCTCCGTGGCGGCGGCTTCCCGGCCGTCGCTGGTCAAGCTCGCCGCCATCTACGCCGGCCTGggcgtcctcctcgccggcgacaaCCTGATGTACTCGTACGGCCTCCTGTACCTGCCCGTGTCCACCTACTCGATCATCTCCGCGAGCCAGGTCTCGTTCAACGCCGTCTTCTCCTACTTCCTGAACAAGGAGAAGTTCCGGGCTCTCATCCTCAACTCCGTCGTGCTGCTCACCTTCTCGGCGGCGCTGGTCGGCGTGAGCCACGGCTCCGACGGGAGCGGCAGCGCCATCCCGAAGGGCAAGTTCCCGGCGGGGTTCGCGCTGACGCTGTCGGCGTCGGCGCTCTTCTCCCTGATCCTGTCCCTGATGCAGCTGACCTTCGAGGAGGTGCTCAAGAGCGACGCGCTCCCCGCCGTGCTGGAGATGCAGTTCTGGAGCAACACCGCGGCGGCGTGCGTGTCCGTGGCCGGGCTGTTCGCCTCCGGGGAGTGGCGCGGCATTGCCGGGGAGATGGCGGCGTACGAGAAGGGCGAGGTGGCGTACGCGATGACGCTGGCGTGGACGGCCGTCTCGTGGCAGCTCTGCACGATGGGGCTCATGGGGCTGGTCGCGACGGTGTCGTCGCTCTTCACCAACGTGATCAGCACGGCGGGCACGCCGCTGGCGCCCGTCATGGCCGTGATCTTCCTCGGCGACCGGATGGAAGGGGTGAAGCTGCTGGCCATGCTCATAGGCGTGTGGGGGCTCCTGTCCTACGTGTACCAGCACTACCTCGACGACCGTGCCAAAGCCAAGAAGCAGGTAGCCACTGGGAAATGCTGAAAGTTCAGTTCTTTGTGTCGACAGAAGTTCACTTCACTAGTTCAAAGCTGGACCGATGCAAGTAGATTTCATTGGATCCTCCAATTGTGGAGATGACGCATCCTGAATACTTTTCAAAGCAAAAAAGGAACCCCATGCTATGCTTACTTGCCCTTGTCGTATTCAGTAAAAACTGATGGCTGGTGCAATCATGGGAATCGTAGAGAAAATGGTTATCGAAATCTCTGTGTGACTGTGTCTAATCAACCCACTGTATCAGCAAAAGCCCTGGTCGTCaactccgctccgccgccgccattgctcaGACTCAGAGGAGTGGACAGAGATACCCGGATGATAGACGGCGCAATGCAGTCGGCAACGGAGCCTGTCAACAATCACCGGTCTTTATAGGAAGACACTGACATGCAAGGACCTCACCTTGCTCTTGGATCTTTCCTGGATTCTCACCGTGCCTGCCAACagctaccaaaaaaaaaaaaatcgacgAACTCAGCTACAAATTTGAAAGGGATTTATACTAGTCAAGCTTGCTGCTTTCACACGTGCCTGCTTCTTTCTCAGATTGAAACTGATATCAGGACAGAAAATCCGAAAAATCACTCCGCCTCTGCCTGTCAGCAGGAAATGCTTAGCTCGCCAAACCACCACTCTTTCTGTCTTTCATGTCTGATCGATAGTGCTATATTGTCAGATCGAACGGCTGTATCAGTCGGCTTGCGAAAGTCTTTGCCCTGATCATCAATGTGATGCAAGTTGGCATGTGCACGTCAATTTCTGGTAGACTCAGACCGATAATTGAGCTGCATGCCTATCTCCACATGGATCGAGACTGAAGTGTACTACTCCACAAATTTGATAGAGGATAAGTCTTTCAAGGTGCATTTTGACCATTAAtttcttaaaaaatatattatcacTAGCTACAAAAACAAGACCACCTTAAAAGTACTAGAGTATAAATCTATCCGTGCAACTTTTAGGCACTAGACATGCATGTAATTTGGTTAATTGATGGTGAAATCTAAGATAGTTTGACTTTTCCGTAGTCAAAATAGGACTTACATTGGTAGATGGGGGGAGTACAGTCTTATCTGATTCTTTCATTTAGGGTTTTATTCGAGGAAGACATTCCAACCATGTAATTTGGTCCTTGTGCACGTGCACCACCTACTGATGCGACGATAGGTTGATATTCTAAAGTTAACTTCCATTCTATTCTTAATGTACCATTGAGATATAGAGATGTGAAGCACTACGTTATCCCATACACATGAGAAAATTTGAATGGCGACGGTGTTCACCAGATATGAGAACAAAGTCTCCTCCATGACACAAGAATAAAACAATTTTTAGTGAAATGAAATAACACAATATTTTCAATGACTATTTCAAAATAGATAACCCTTATAATGGATTATCATTATATTTAGCAAACAACCACTGTAataaattactccctccatccccaaatactattcgttttagtttttctatgtACATGCACcttgctatgtatttagacatagtatatatctaggtgcatataaaaaactatgtacctagaaaaaccaaaacgagtagtaatttgggacggaggaactATTATTTAGTTCTAGAATAAATAAATGCAAGTCGTATAGCATCTTCATGTTCCTCTATTCTCCAAACCCTACCTTATAATTGTACAAAACAATTTATAAGGTGATTGATGCATACCAATACACTTGCTCGCTACTCTTGGGATGGGGGATTGTTGCTATTGTATGTACAACTAAATTATCACAAGGTGAAAAAATGGTTTAAACCACTCGGGTACTGTGGTGGTTCATTATTAATCAAATAAACACTCTACACATACAACCATTTGAGTGAAACTCGAGTGCAACTCAAAAGTCAAAACCTAAAGATTAAAAGCACCGAAACAGAAAAGCTCAAAATGCACTCATGACTTCATGAGTGATGATCAGTCTTAATTTTTAGCTTATGGAACAAGTGCTCCGAGAAATCATGATATCTTCCTCTATCTTTTCCTTTCATATATCTAAAATTCTGCATTGCATCATGTTAAAACAACATATAAGGCAACTAAAGTGTATCCACCAAGGTACTTCCTTACTACTCTTCTTATATATGTGGAATGGGGGGGAGGTGTTGCTGCTATACGTACAACCTATTTGTACACCACATTATGACAAGATGATCAGATGGTTGAAATCATTTGGGTGGTGGTTCACTTATTAATCAAATAAGCAGTGCTGCATGTGCAACTATTTTGAGTCAAACTTGAGTGCGACTCGAAATTTAACAATTAAAAGTTCTTATATAGAATGCTCATAAATGCATTGGATGTTTTAGATGGCACAtgaaacagtcttgcaaagctAGATTACACACGAGAGAGTGATGATGGTGGTGCGAGCCGCCGCCAAGACAGAGAAGGTTGATGAGAGTGGGACAGGGGAGTGAGTCGCACATTCTCGAGGAGGAACGACAAAGAAGATACAGGATGAGCTGTACAACAATTGCTAGGGAAAGCCCCTTCAGTACTGGTTCCTAaccccctttaataccggtaaccggtattgctacttcggtactaaaggggggcctttactACTGGGtcaaataatcggtactaaaggggtattaaaaaataaaaaaaatgaaatccagCTGGGCGCTCGGCTCCGCATCCCtaccccgccccgccgccactgccgccccgCCAGTCGCGCCCGGCTGCCCCGtctcgcagccgccgccacatccagcccgccgccgcaccctgcTTGTGCCCCGCTGCCTCCGGCtagccgccgctccctcgcgcGCCCAAGCACTGCCCTGCACCTCGCCCCGCTACTGCTCCTCACTactagtgaggggcgagcagagggggaaggggagggggccgaagggggaggtggcgggagggagggggagggggcggcggcgagagagAAGTGTGAGAGAAGAGAAGATAAGGTTGAGAGAGAAAAGGGGGACAAGAGCGGgtaggacctttagtaccggttggagacTCCAACCGGTACTTAAGGTCACTCATTAATACCAAGTGAGCACATTAGTAttgggtggaggctccacccggtactaatgggtgacctttagtacccaTTGGaacccccaaccggtactaaaagaggTCACGGGGGACTCCTGGAAAGCTATCCATTAGACCAACAGATTAAAAACCAATTAAAGGATGGATCAGTTTTCCCGCCGTGAACCATCCCTTGTGGACCGGAAATCTTCTACGTGCCTTGCCGCGCACCTCAATCATAACAGACAGAAATTGTGTACCCGGTACGTGACGATTTGATGGAAAATGGTAATCAAACCTGCAGTCCAGATCTGTGTACTTCGCGAGGGTGGGTCCCGGTCCCACACCGAGGGGAAAAAGTCACCCAACCGTACTGGAAATAGATGTCCCTTTCCAGTTATTATAAATGTTGGGATCGATATATATGATGCCCAAGCCCAAGGTGCTCTGGACTCCATTGTTCATTAGCAAGAAGTGTTAGAAAAACAACCGGAGACAGCTGAGgcagaagagaagagaagcagCCTCTCTCTCAACCTGGTGTTGGATTTCAGTCGGGACCTTGGCACCCGGCAGCATGGCGCATGCTCAAGAAATTCAGCTCCAAATCAGAGGTAGTCCAAGTTGATTTGCGTTCACGTTTCTTGTTGTTTTCGTTGTGCTGTTTTCCGTGAGTCCAAATCAGATGTACTTCAAGTTGATTTTTGCGTTCTCGTTTCAAGTTGATTGTTTGTGTTCCATTTGGTTTCTTTCCACCTTTTTTTCGAACAACAATTTTTTTGGATGTCTATAGCACACTCGTGCATTTACAGCTCCCTGAACACTCGAATTTTTCCACCATTGGATGGCCATCCGATGGCTCCTGTTCATCTTCAACCtagagcagcagcaggaccTCCACCTGCACAGCCCACGCCCCCACGTGCCGCCGCCCAGCCGCGACGGGGTAGGGTCTCGCCGGAGCTTTGATTGTTCTTGTGCTGGCAGCTCGCCTTGCCGTCCTGAGAGAGCTAGCAAGATCGTAGGAAACAACGTTCTAACATCGAGATCATCTCCCATTAAGATCTCAATCTTTTTAAAAACatgtttcttaaaaaaagattTCCTCAATAAGAGTACCTATTCAACTGAACGAAAAGCAATCATTAAAAAACAGTAAGATCAAAACAGATAGGCTGCGCCACTTCCTGCATGGGCCACCTACCTTACCACCATTGAATTGGGTAGTTGATTGGTGAAAGCTCGTGGTGCCATCCTGATTGatagaaacaaacaaaaaaatctCGCAAAAGCAGCTTTGCATGCGTGCCTAACAGCcatttttcttgtttgtgttcagaaaaaaaaaggagtgaaCTTTACCTATGCGAAATTTCCCATTTTAAACTAACCAACGGCAATCTTTCATCATTGTGCTAATAAGGCACTCCAGACGAGGAATCCGTCCATGACGCCGGCCGCGAGGGACCCAAGGCCGCCACGCGCCGGCCGACGACGAGAGGCGGCTTGCGATGGTGGATGACGGTGGCGGTGGACATGCTCATGGTCCTCTGCGGGACGACCGTGGCCACCCTTCTCGGCCGCCTGTACTACAACTCCGGCGGCAACAGCAAGTGGATGGCCACGCTCACGCAGTCCGGCGGCTCGCCGCTCCTGCTCGTCCCGCTCCTCATGACCCCCGCGCCCCCGGCGGAGGAGCGCCAGCCGGCGGCGTCCAAGATGCTGCCTATCTACGTGGGCATCGGCGTCCTCATCGGCTTCGACAACCTCATGTACTCGTACGCGCTCCAGTACCTCCCCGTGTCCACCTTCTCGCTCGTCGCCGCGACGCAGCTCGCCTTCAACGCCGTCACCTCCCGCCTCATCAACGCGCAGCGCTTCACGGCGCTGATCGCCAATTCCGTGGTGTTGCTCACCTtctccgccgcgctcctcgGCGTGGGCTCCGCCTCCGACGGGACCTCCTCCGGCGTGCCCCGCGGCAAGTACCCCGTCGGGTTCGTCCTCGtgctggcggcgtcggcgctcTTCGCGCTCATCATGTCCCTCTTCGAGGCCACCTTCGAGAAGGTGATCCGGGCGCGGACGCTGCGGTGGGTGCTGTCGCTGCAGATGTACACGaacctggtggcggcggcggtatCGGTGGCCGGGCTGATGGCGTCGGGGGACTGGCGGACGATCccggcggagatggcggcgttCAGGGACGGGAGGGCGCGGTACGTGCTGACGCTGGTGGGAACGGCGGTGTCGTggcaggcggcggccgtgggcaTGGTCCGGCTGGTCGCGAGGGTGTCGTCGCTGTTCGCCAACGTGACGGCCACGCTGTCGCTGCCGCTGGTGCCGGTGTTCGCGGTGGCGCTGTTCGGGGACAGGATGACGGGGATCAAGGTCGTGGCCATGCTCATGGCCGTCTGGGGGTTCCTCTCGTACGTGTACCAGCACTacgccgacggccgccgcgccgggagGGCCGAGTGCCGCgtctgcgccggcgccggcgccgcgcgcgcggggaGCGACGCGGTTCTGCCCGCTTGAGTTGAGCCTCAGCCGTGGCTGAACAGGATGAACCGTAGTATGGATCAAATAGACATAGTACTGGATCAAAAAGGGTTTATTGAATTATTGTACGTACGAGCTAGCTATCTGCATTCCAAACAGCACAGAGCTTTACTGGAAGATGAATGAAGCTTGATGGATGTTAATTTTCTTTGTCCCAAATCATTTGGCTTACACCTTTGATGATCCTGCATCCATTTTTTCAGAATGGAGAAATTTTGGATCGCAACGGAGTGCCGAGTGCCTGCCTGGGCCCCCTGGGATTGCCTTACCGGCATGGGCATATTTGTGGCCTGGTGTGGCCCGTGGAGGAGAGAGGCCTCAACGGCCCGCGGAAAAATCTGGCCTCCGCATGGACCAGAACACGATCGTGCTTGCAGCCATCTCGCCGAATCGTGACCGTACAGTGGAGATCTAACGGCTCCAGATACCTCGACcccggacggtaaatgaaataccgtccggGGGGGACGGGAAATGAAACACCGTCCATGACAGGGGCGCGCCCGCGCGGCCACCcagttcgccgccgccgccgtcgcgctcggCATCACAGGCGACCGCACTGCCATGCAATTGAGCGCGGCATACGCCGTCCAGCGTTACCCATCCTGGGAATGCCTCccttctccgtcgccgccgcagctgGAACGGGGACCAAAGCCGCGTTCCAAACACCGCGCGCGTGCACCTGATCGGGACCGCCGGGCCGGTCGTCACCGCCTTGGGAGATAACCCTGTCTCGCTAGCGGTGGGGCCTCAGGTTCGGGCGTTCGGCGGACGGGCGCGGGGCGGGCGAGCAGACGTCGCCGGGGCGGGCAGCGATAATTGACACTGGCCGTAGTCGAGGCCCATGCCGCCGACCGATCCCGGCGGCGCGCTGTGCTCGATAGTCAGCGGTGCCATCAGCGAAACGGCATGTTCTAGATCACGGTAGCACCAGCACTGAGCATGGCATAAAGGAGGCATAAAAAAACAGCGCGCATCCCATTTTCATAGGATGATAGGAAGAACCGGGCTTTTTCAGAACAGAGCGTCTGCTAGAGACTGCTAGGGAGTTACAATGTATGTACCTACCCATGATAATCCCTGGGTAAGAAAACCGATCAAAATGATGGATGCACTGAGTCTTCATCGCTGAGACACTTCTGCTAACACATGACAGAGATAGACTGATAGACATGTCCTGTGGCGGTTAGCCGGTTAGAGTGATTGGGAAAACAGAATATTTTTGGACTGTAAAAATCCGAAACAGCACCCAACTGGAACCCAGGCAATTGTTTCAGAATTTTCAGAGTATGCTACCAGTACCAGCATCTTATGGTACACAGTCAGACCCAGTGCTCCTTACATCTGATGGCAATTTTTCAGTGAATTGTTCACCTACAAAGCATCTAGGAGAAGTGGCACACTACGACAAAGTTAGCCACATTGTGTTTCCTCGCTGAAACAGAGAAACAGTTGCGCTTTTATTTCCACATCATCAAGATGACAACTTTATTCCTAATCCTGATGCAGGCCTGGTGTTATTGGCAAAGAACACGTGTTTGTTTTGGCAGAGGATGCCGTATGCTCACTTGTCTGTCACTCCAGGTGCGACTGAAGATGGGCCCAACTCTACGCTTTGACGGCCCAATACTTCTTTGGACTTGCATCAGCACTGGGCCAGGCCCTCTTTTccaatttcctttttctttataAGCGCCAAATTCGTTTTCTTTGGCTATTCCTGCATCCGGCAAGCATCCCAATCTTAACCCCACAGAAACGACAGGCGAGGCGGACGCGCAGAAGCAACGGCTTGGTGGCGTGCACTCTCGCCCTTACCATCAACTACACATCCCGTACACGCCGTGCTTCATTCATCGTATATGACACGGGCGTGCAATGCTGGATGCCAACACTCGTGCTGACGATTACATTCATCTTCTTCTATTTGCAGCCTGATGAAGGATTACCTGAGTTTGGACGAGAGGATTTGCTCTAATAGCATCGGAGCGTCTCAAATTCCCTGGCAGGCTTACATCAAGCGAGAGCTGGCGCCTGGAGTTCCGAGTTTGCAATCGATTTCGCCATGAATCCAATTATGCGGTGGTCGGCATTTTGTCGGCCCGATGAACCCATGGAATTTCGAGTGTTCATGCCCCCCCCATGCCAATAATAGCTGACCAAGACAATTACTTGCATCTGCACATGCAGACTGTGGAgtctaggccttgtttagttggggaatttgggaggtgccaaattactgttacagcactgtagcacactgtagcgtttcgtttgtatttgtgaattattgtccaaatattgactaattaggctcaaaagattcgtctcgcaaagtacaacaaaactgtgcaattagtttttaatttcatctacatttagtactccatgcatgtaccgcaagtttgatgtgatggggaatcttctttttgcatagtgtcaaagttgggagttgggagtaactaaacatggccctataCAAACAGCAAGCCCAGCAAGGCGCcacaatttcttttttcttttccttttcttttctttaaagGGCTCTATTTTCCGTATGTAAATAATGCTAACCTCTTGGTCCACCTTTTCGTTTCAGTTCACCACCTTTTTGCTGCTAATCGAACCTCAAAACTCACTAGGATACGCATAGCACACGACGTTTCTTGCAGCCCGATGTTGCCCGGTTGGTGTTGCTGCCCATATGCTCGTCACTCACGTCGCACAGCTCATCGCGATTCACCGGATCGTAGCCTTTTGTTCTGCAGGgggccaccagcaccaccgcacCCAGCTTTAAACCGGAAAGGCGTCGCGCTTTCTTCCTTCCCGACCGCGGCGAGGACGAGACGAGAGCACCTGCTATGATTGCGCGCCTTTACGTTTCGGTCCGGGGCGAAGCGGAGCGAGCCCGCAACCACCCCCCTGTCGTCTGTGGAGGCCATTATTCCGGCCGGAAGCTGAGCTCGCTCAACGGAAGTGGGCTCTAGCTCAGCATCAGCAGACGACGCCCATTATTGCCAAGCTTTCAAGAGTTCAATGGCTCATTCATTCATTGCGGCTGTGGCCTGAGAATAGAAGAACTGCCCTACCCAGTCCTCCTAGATTCGTCGTTGACTTTGTTTCCGCACCGGTGCTAGACTGCTAGTGCTACAGCATCGGTGAGAGACTGAGAGTAGTAGGATGGAGCGAGTTGACCTTGTAGAGCACTGGTTTTATGCGAGTTAATTGCGGAAGGAGTACCGATTTTATGCCATGGCGGAAGCACTTGAAGTACTGCGAGTCTACGAGCGAGTGTTGCACCGATTTTATGCAACGGAACAAATTATCGTACGAGTGGGCATCAAGCAAATGATCAGAATTGTGCTGCGAGTTTGGCAGTAACCGTCGTCCAGTCGAAGCAAGTTTGTGCTGGAAGCCACGACCGGAATGATGACGGACTTTCAGATCTGGCCTCTAGCCCGATAGGGACGAGGTTGGGAGCACCACCTGCTTTGGTCCACAGGGAGCCATCAAATGCGTTTGTTCCCTGTGGAAGGGTCCGAGCGTCACTCTGACCACCGAATGGAATTATGGATTGGTTTTTCTCTCAGAGGACGTTCGGAGGCTTTACCTTCCTCCTTAACTAACATTCTGAATTACTTGCAGCGTCCCAAATTGTACATTTATAAGTTTATAGTGGATATCATTTTAGCATTTATAAGTTTATAattttttactatgcatcttaTATATAGTCCGCATCTATGGaattagaaaagctaaaacaacctccAACAATTTAGAACGGAAACTACGATGAACAAGACTCGTTTATTAGCACGAGATGAAAATTGCAGTGGTGCTGCGCAGCAGGCATCGCACTACTGCACTCAGCGCTGCTGCCTGCACTGCAAGCAGACATCACTTAAGATCCCTCTCGCATTAATAATCCCAGCATTTAATTCCACCCACATGGCTTCTATACCTGCCAACCAGACGCCACTAAATTCTATTGACCGGAGAATCTCAGAGCGCAAATAAAAATCCGAGCACGGATCGGAACGAAATAAAGCTGTACATACATGAGCGTCGAGCACGGgaagccttttcttttcctttttacagCGTTGCAACATGTTCAACTGACAAGCAGCACCCTCGGAAGAAATGTCGGTGCCCACATGTCAGTGGAACAGCTTGCGAGGCAGCAATGCCCCTATTTTTTTTCCGAGCTTTCACGTcaagataaaaaagaaagaaagaaaaagtaaaCCCCCGAGATGTAAATGGCCGTGTAATTTTGGGGGTGAAAAATGGGAGGAGGAGAATTGATGAGCTCACCGGAAGCGTCCCCCGTCGGCGAGCTTCCAGGAGCGGCAGTGGTGGAGCGAGGCGCTGGAGGTGAGCGGGTGGAGCGGCGACGGACGGAGCTCGGTGGAGACGGCGTCCGGCGGGTGGCCTCCGCGGGGGTGCCTGCCCAGGCCGGGCCGCACGAGCGGGCTGATGCACACCGCGAACCCCGAGACGCCGGCCCCTACGCCGGCGCCCCCCAGTCCCAGGCGGCGACGGCACGGGGTCTTGCgcatcggcgacggcgagggcagcCACGGCGACTCCGCGGCGGGGGAGGTgctctcctcgccgtcgccgtcgccgtcggcgtaCCGCACCGGCGAGAGGCCCCGGTTGCTGACCCCGCGCCacgagcgccgcggcggggacAGCGGTGGAGACGCGGTGGCCGGATCCTTCTTCCGGCGGACGATCCCGGAGAGCCAGGAGGAGCGACAGTGCGTCCGCTCCTTGGCTCCACCATCCTACTGCGTAGTCCTCCCATCTGCGGCCGTAANNNNNNNNNNNNNNNNNNNNNNNNNNNNNNNNNNNNNNNNNNNNNNNNNNNNNNNNNNNNNNNNNNNNNNNNNNNNNNNNNNNNNNNNNNNNNNNNNNNNAGCGAGCGAGCTCTCCGTTATCTTGGCAGGTTCTCTGTGGTTTTATGGCGAGGCTGTCAGCGTGGTCACTCACTGGTCAGCTCCTGATGGTATGGTAGTATCGCCGCTCGCCGGCTCTCTGTTCTGCGACGCGATTGGAAAATTCGATTCCCCGAGAGCTCGGGGGTTGTGTTAAATACGGGCTGGATCGTATGAAAAGATGTGTGCGAGGAAGAAAGAGATGTTTGCAGTAAACGAGCTGGGTTTTTCAGTAACCCGCGCTCAGGCGGTCAGGCCCGCATGATGTTCCAGTACGGGCACCGCTAGGTTTCGTGTCCCGATGGCGGCAGCGCGTGCACGCGTGCGCGCGAAACGCCACTCGTGTGGGTTGGAACTTGGGAGCGTGACGCTTGCCCAAGC from Setaria italica strain Yugu1 chromosome VII, Setaria_italica_v2.0, whole genome shotgun sequence includes the following:
- the LOC101780467 gene encoding probable purine permease 11, whose amino-acid sequence is MGEAGEIQLQIAGIRGQEAEDDQGQRAGNGGACPATAAPRPALSKRLAWWAVVLVNIVFVLAGQSVATLLGRIYYDQGGKSLWMQTVVQSCGTPLAIPLLIYLRSRKPSVAAASRPSLVKLAAIYAGLGVLLAGDNLMYSYGLLYLPVSTYSIISASQVSFNAVFSYFLNKEKFRALILNSVVLLTFSAALVGVSHGSDGSGSAIPKGKFPAGFALTLSASALFSLILSLMQLTFEEVLKSDALPAVLEMQFWSNTAAACVSVAGLFASGEWRGIAGEMAAYEKGEVAYAMTLAWTAVSWQLCTMGLMGLVATVSSLFTNVISTAGTPLAPVMAVIFLGDRMEGVKLLAMLIGVWGLLSYVYQHYLDDRAKAKKQVATGKC
- the LOC101781152 gene encoding probable purine permease 11, which encodes MAHAQEIQLQIRGTPDEESVHDAGREGPKAATRRPTTRGGLRWWMTVAVDMLMVLCGTTVATLLGRLYYNSGGNSKWMATLTQSGGSPLLLVPLLMTPAPPAEERQPAASKMLPIYVGIGVLIGFDNLMYSYALQYLPVSTFSLVAATQLAFNAVTSRLINAQRFTALIANSVVLLTFSAALLGVGSASDGTSSGVPRGKYPVGFVLVLAASALFALIMSLFEATFEKVIRARTLRWVLSLQMYTNLVAAAVSVAGLMASGDWRTIPAEMAAFRDGRARYVLTLVGTAVSWQAAAVGMVRLVARVSSLFANVTATLSLPLVPVFAVALFGDRMTGIKVVAMLMAVWGFLSYVYQHYADGRRAGRAECRVCAGAGAARAGSDAVLPA
- the LOC101778608 gene encoding uncharacterized protein LOC101778608, which produces MRTRPATTIYAYRAYYASTDGGAKERTHCRSSWLSGIVRRKKDPATASPPLSPPRRSWRGVSNRGLSPVRYADGDGDGEESTSPAAESPWLPSPSPMRKTPCRRRLGLGGAGVGAGVSGFAVCISPLVRPGLGRHPRGGHPPDAVSTELRPSPLHPLTSSASLHHCRSWKLADGGRFR